A window of the Pangasianodon hypophthalmus isolate fPanHyp1 chromosome 12, fPanHyp1.pri, whole genome shotgun sequence genome harbors these coding sequences:
- the eef2k gene encoding eukaryotic elongation factor 2 kinase isoform X5, producing MAEEELMFRMEEVDSLKRPPVSRTVSSGPDSSVDDEEDDFYICPITDDPISPTKGICDYLKDLVNHKQLSNSLPKNSFSYKNKNETDPEVHSVRFGSLTEKGRAAWKHAIEKARAMPDPWAEFHLEDVETEPCIRYRYSAITGEWVQDQVFIKMSAQPFGKGAMRECFRTKKLSNFSHSNNWKSASNYVAKRYMETVDRDVYFEDVRLQMEAKLWGEEYNRHRPPKQVDIMQMCVVEMTSRPGKPLFHLEHYIEGHYIKYNSNSGFVRDDNIRLTPQAFSHFTFERSGHQLIVVDIQGVGDLYTDPQIHTEKGTDFGDGNLGVRGMALFFHSHLCNKICKSMGLTPFDLAPAESAQLDWTNKLLKSAQTVLRGSEEQCGSPRVRTTSLSRGPPLLSRLSETSSADENMSDTDSIPCSPLSLGAFAGRSPLGWSGMHETDDADRNNWNRKDSESGGDSGYPSEKRSEGDIGEHHERVTEEKWSFFHSSRAHIHRPSCVAVEVERLNSQFLERKIGKSILGKVHLAMVRYHEGGRFCEKDAPWDQDSAVYHLERAAMCGELEAIVALGQLYLQLPHHVLPEIEQEDNEENRKKGFHLLLQAAEAGDRPSMILVARAFDTGVNLPPNRTQDWEEAVHWYESALNMTDYDEGGEFDGMQDEPRYLLLARVAEMYQEGRFGLAADPQRAGDLFTEAADAAMEAMKGRLANQYYMKAEEAWSAMEE from the exons ATGGCTGAAGAGGAGCTCATGTTTAGAATGGAGGAGGTGGACAGTCTGAAAAGACCTCCTGTCAGCAGGACTGTGAGCTCTGGACCTGACAGCTCAGttgatgatgaggaagatgacTTCTACATCTGCCCCATCACTGATGACCCCATCAGCCCCACAAAAGGCATCTGTGATTACCTCAAGGACCTTGTCAACCATAAACAACTCTCTAATTCATTGCCCAAGAACTCTTTCAGTTACAAG AACAAAAACGAAACAGACCCAGAGGTGCATTCTGTCAGGTTTGGTTCTTTAACTGAGAAAGGTCGG GCTGCTTGGAAACATGCTATTGAGAAAGCAAGGGCTATGCCAGATCCCTGGGCTGAGTTTCATCTGGAAGATGTTGAGACGGAGCCCTGCATTCGTTACAG GTACAGTGCCATTACGGGTGAATGGGTGCAGGACCAAGTCTTCATCAAGATGTCCGCTCAG CCCTTTGGAAAAGGTGCTATGAGAGAGTGTTTCCGAAC AAAAAAGTTGTCAAACTTCTCCCATAGCAACAACTGGAAATCAGCATCGAACTACGTGGCTAAGCGGTACATGGAGACCGTggacagagatgtttattttgagGATGTCAGATTACAAATGGAAGCTAAATTATGGGGTGAGGAGTATAATCGCCACAGGCCTCCAAAGCAG GTTGACATTATGCAGATGTGTGTTGTGGAAATGACCTCGCGCCCAGGGAAACCGCTTTTCCACCTGGAGCACTACATCGAGGGGCATTACATCAAGTACAACTCGAACTCTGGCTTTGTGAGGGACGATAACATACGTCTCACACCTCAG GCTTTCAGTCACTTTACATTTGAACGATCGGGACACCAGCTGATAGTTGTGGACATTCAGGGTGTTGGAGACCTCTACACAGACCCTCAGATCCACACAGAGAAGGGCACTGACTTTGGTGATGGAAATTTGG GTGTACGTGGTATGGCCTTGTTCTTCCACTCTCACCTGTGTAACAAGATCTGTAAGAGTATGGGCCTCACACCTTTTGACCTGGCTCCTGCAGAAAGCGCTCAGCTGGACTGGACCAACAAGTTGCTG AAGTCAGCGCAGACCGTACTCCGTGGCTCTGAGGAGCAATGTGGCTCTCCCAGGGTTCGGACTACGTCACTCAGCCGTGGACCCCCTCTCCTGTCTCGTCTTTCGGAGACTTCTTCTGCTGATGAGAACATGAGCGACACAGACTCCATTCCCTGTTCACCCCTGAGCCTGGGTGCCTTCGCAGGACGCTCCCCCTTGG GCTGGTCAGGCATGCATGAAACAGATGACGCAGACAGAAACAACTGGAATCGAAAG GACTCAGAGAGTGGAGGAGACAGCGGTTACCCAAGTGAAAAACGTAGTGAAGGAGACATAGGAGAACACCATGAGAGg GTGACAGAGGAAAAATGGAGTTTCTTCCATTCGTCCCGTGCCCACATTCACAGGCCGTCCTGTGTGGCAGTAGAGGTGGAGAGACTGAATTCACAGTTTCTTGAAAGGAAAATCGGCAAATCTATTCTGGGCAAG GTACATCTAGCCATGGTTCGATACCATGAAGGAGGTCGGTTCTGTGAAAAAGATGCACCGTGGGACCAGGATTCTGCCGTGTATCATCTGGAGAGGGCTGCTATGTGTGGCGAGTTGGAGGCTATTGTAGCTCTTGGTCAGTTGTATCTGCAGCTGCCGCATCACGTTCTACCTGAGATTGAACAGGAG GACAACgaagagaacagaaagaaaggcTTCCACCTGTTACTTCAGGCTGCTGAGGCTGGAGACAGACCCAGTATGATTTTAGTTGCCAGAGCGTTTGATACAGGAGTCAACCTCCCACCTAACAg GACTCAGGACTGGGAGGAAGCGGTGCATTGGTATGAGAGTGCGCTAAACATGACTGATTATGATGAGGGAGGAGAGTTTGATGGCATGCAGGATGAACCACGCTACCTCCTTCTAGCTCGGGTAGCTGAGATGTACCAAGAGGGACGTTTTGGCCTTGCTGCAGATCCTCAGAGAGCAG GCGATCTCTTCACTGAGGCAGCTGATGCCGCCATGGAGGCGATGAAGGGCAGACTGGCTAATCAGTACTACATGAAAGCTGAGGAAGCTTGGTCTGCAATGGAAGAGTAA
- the eef2k gene encoding eukaryotic elongation factor 2 kinase isoform X6, whose translation MAEEELMFRMEEVDSLKRPPVSRTVSSGPDSSVDDEEDDFYICPITDDPISPTKGICDYLKDLVNHKQLSNSLPKNSFSYKAAWKHAIEKARAMPDPWAEFHLEDVETEPCIRYRKKLSNFSHSNNWKSASNYVAKRYMETVDRDVYFEDVRLQMEAKLWGEEYNRHRPPKQVDIMQMCVVEMTSRPGKPLFHLEHYIEGHYIKYNSNSGFVRDDNIRLTPQAFSHFTFERSGHQLIVVDIQGVGDLYTDPQIHTEKGTDFGDGNLGVRGMALFFHSHLCNKICKSMGLTPFDLAPAESAQLDWTNKLLKSAQTVLRGSEEQCGSPRVRTTSLSRGPPLLSRLSETSSADENMSDTDSIPCSPLSLGAFAGRSPLGWSGMHETDDADRNNWNRKDSESGGDSGYPSEKRSEGDIGEHHERARPFYSRHYSESDEDSVRRHKVVGNASKLSITVNLPESQTVTEEKWSFFHSSRAHIHRPSCVAVEVERLNSQFLERKIGKSILGKVHLAMVRYHEGGRFCEKDAPWDQDSAVYHLERAAMCGELEAIVALGQLYLQLPHHVLPEIEQEDNEENRKKGFHLLLQAAEAGDRPSMILVARAFDTGVNLPPNRTQDWEEAVHWYESALNMTDYDEGGEFDGMQDEPRYLLLARVAEMYQEGRFGLAADPQRAGDLFTEAADAAMEAMKGRLANQYYMKAEEAWSAMEE comes from the exons ATGGCTGAAGAGGAGCTCATGTTTAGAATGGAGGAGGTGGACAGTCTGAAAAGACCTCCTGTCAGCAGGACTGTGAGCTCTGGACCTGACAGCTCAGttgatgatgaggaagatgacTTCTACATCTGCCCCATCACTGATGACCCCATCAGCCCCACAAAAGGCATCTGTGATTACCTCAAGGACCTTGTCAACCATAAACAACTCTCTAATTCATTGCCCAAGAACTCTTTCAGTTACAAG GCTGCTTGGAAACATGCTATTGAGAAAGCAAGGGCTATGCCAGATCCCTGGGCTGAGTTTCATCTGGAAGATGTTGAGACGGAGCCCTGCATTCGTTACAG AAAAAAGTTGTCAAACTTCTCCCATAGCAACAACTGGAAATCAGCATCGAACTACGTGGCTAAGCGGTACATGGAGACCGTggacagagatgtttattttgagGATGTCAGATTACAAATGGAAGCTAAATTATGGGGTGAGGAGTATAATCGCCACAGGCCTCCAAAGCAG GTTGACATTATGCAGATGTGTGTTGTGGAAATGACCTCGCGCCCAGGGAAACCGCTTTTCCACCTGGAGCACTACATCGAGGGGCATTACATCAAGTACAACTCGAACTCTGGCTTTGTGAGGGACGATAACATACGTCTCACACCTCAG GCTTTCAGTCACTTTACATTTGAACGATCGGGACACCAGCTGATAGTTGTGGACATTCAGGGTGTTGGAGACCTCTACACAGACCCTCAGATCCACACAGAGAAGGGCACTGACTTTGGTGATGGAAATTTGG GTGTACGTGGTATGGCCTTGTTCTTCCACTCTCACCTGTGTAACAAGATCTGTAAGAGTATGGGCCTCACACCTTTTGACCTGGCTCCTGCAGAAAGCGCTCAGCTGGACTGGACCAACAAGTTGCTG AAGTCAGCGCAGACCGTACTCCGTGGCTCTGAGGAGCAATGTGGCTCTCCCAGGGTTCGGACTACGTCACTCAGCCGTGGACCCCCTCTCCTGTCTCGTCTTTCGGAGACTTCTTCTGCTGATGAGAACATGAGCGACACAGACTCCATTCCCTGTTCACCCCTGAGCCTGGGTGCCTTCGCAGGACGCTCCCCCTTGG GCTGGTCAGGCATGCATGAAACAGATGACGCAGACAGAAACAACTGGAATCGAAAG GACTCAGAGAGTGGAGGAGACAGCGGTTACCCAAGTGAAAAACGTAGTGAAGGAGACATAGGAGAACACCATGAGAGg GCTCGACCTTTCTACAGCAGACATTACTCTGAATCGGATGAAGACAGTGTCCGTCGG CATAAAGTGGTGGGTAATGCCAGCAAGCTCTCCATTACTGTAAACCTCCCTGAATCTCAGACG GTGACAGAGGAAAAATGGAGTTTCTTCCATTCGTCCCGTGCCCACATTCACAGGCCGTCCTGTGTGGCAGTAGAGGTGGAGAGACTGAATTCACAGTTTCTTGAAAGGAAAATCGGCAAATCTATTCTGGGCAAG GTACATCTAGCCATGGTTCGATACCATGAAGGAGGTCGGTTCTGTGAAAAAGATGCACCGTGGGACCAGGATTCTGCCGTGTATCATCTGGAGAGGGCTGCTATGTGTGGCGAGTTGGAGGCTATTGTAGCTCTTGGTCAGTTGTATCTGCAGCTGCCGCATCACGTTCTACCTGAGATTGAACAGGAG GACAACgaagagaacagaaagaaaggcTTCCACCTGTTACTTCAGGCTGCTGAGGCTGGAGACAGACCCAGTATGATTTTAGTTGCCAGAGCGTTTGATACAGGAGTCAACCTCCCACCTAACAg GACTCAGGACTGGGAGGAAGCGGTGCATTGGTATGAGAGTGCGCTAAACATGACTGATTATGATGAGGGAGGAGAGTTTGATGGCATGCAGGATGAACCACGCTACCTCCTTCTAGCTCGGGTAGCTGAGATGTACCAAGAGGGACGTTTTGGCCTTGCTGCAGATCCTCAGAGAGCAG GCGATCTCTTCACTGAGGCAGCTGATGCCGCCATGGAGGCGATGAAGGGCAGACTGGCTAATCAGTACTACATGAAAGCTGAGGAAGCTTGGTCTGCAATGGAAGAGTAA
- the eef2k gene encoding eukaryotic elongation factor 2 kinase isoform X3, giving the protein MAEEELMFRMEEVDSLKRPPVSRTVSSGPDSSVDDEEDDFYICPITDDPISPTKGICDYLKDLVNHKQLSNSLPKNSFSYKAAWKHAIEKARAMPDPWAEFHLEDVETEPCIRYRYSAITGEWVQDQVFIKMSAQPFGKGAMRECFRTKKLSNFSHSNNWKSASNYVAKRYMETVDRDVYFEDVRLQMEAKLWGEEYNRHRPPKQVDIMQMCVVEMTSRPGKPLFHLEHYIEGHYIKYNSNSGFVRDDNIRLTPQAFSHFTFERSGHQLIVVDIQGVGDLYTDPQIHTEKGTDFGDGNLGVRGMALFFHSHLCNKICKSMGLTPFDLAPAESAQLDWTNKLLKSAQTVLRGSEEQCGSPRVRTTSLSRGPPLLSRLSETSSADENMSDTDSIPCSPLSLGAFAGRSPLGWSGMHETDDADRNNWNRKDSESGGDSGYPSEKRSEGDIGEHHERARPFYSRHYSESDEDSVRRHKVVGNASKLSITVNLPESQTVTEEKWSFFHSSRAHIHRPSCVAVEVERLNSQFLERKIGKSILGKVHLAMVRYHEGGRFCEKDAPWDQDSAVYHLERAAMCGELEAIVALGQLYLQLPHHVLPEIEQEDNEENRKKGFHLLLQAAEAGDRPSMILVARAFDTGVNLPPNRTQDWEEAVHWYESALNMTDYDEGGEFDGMQDEPRYLLLARVAEMYQEGRFGLAADPQRAGDLFTEAADAAMEAMKGRLANQYYMKAEEAWSAMEE; this is encoded by the exons ATGGCTGAAGAGGAGCTCATGTTTAGAATGGAGGAGGTGGACAGTCTGAAAAGACCTCCTGTCAGCAGGACTGTGAGCTCTGGACCTGACAGCTCAGttgatgatgaggaagatgacTTCTACATCTGCCCCATCACTGATGACCCCATCAGCCCCACAAAAGGCATCTGTGATTACCTCAAGGACCTTGTCAACCATAAACAACTCTCTAATTCATTGCCCAAGAACTCTTTCAGTTACAAG GCTGCTTGGAAACATGCTATTGAGAAAGCAAGGGCTATGCCAGATCCCTGGGCTGAGTTTCATCTGGAAGATGTTGAGACGGAGCCCTGCATTCGTTACAG GTACAGTGCCATTACGGGTGAATGGGTGCAGGACCAAGTCTTCATCAAGATGTCCGCTCAG CCCTTTGGAAAAGGTGCTATGAGAGAGTGTTTCCGAAC AAAAAAGTTGTCAAACTTCTCCCATAGCAACAACTGGAAATCAGCATCGAACTACGTGGCTAAGCGGTACATGGAGACCGTggacagagatgtttattttgagGATGTCAGATTACAAATGGAAGCTAAATTATGGGGTGAGGAGTATAATCGCCACAGGCCTCCAAAGCAG GTTGACATTATGCAGATGTGTGTTGTGGAAATGACCTCGCGCCCAGGGAAACCGCTTTTCCACCTGGAGCACTACATCGAGGGGCATTACATCAAGTACAACTCGAACTCTGGCTTTGTGAGGGACGATAACATACGTCTCACACCTCAG GCTTTCAGTCACTTTACATTTGAACGATCGGGACACCAGCTGATAGTTGTGGACATTCAGGGTGTTGGAGACCTCTACACAGACCCTCAGATCCACACAGAGAAGGGCACTGACTTTGGTGATGGAAATTTGG GTGTACGTGGTATGGCCTTGTTCTTCCACTCTCACCTGTGTAACAAGATCTGTAAGAGTATGGGCCTCACACCTTTTGACCTGGCTCCTGCAGAAAGCGCTCAGCTGGACTGGACCAACAAGTTGCTG AAGTCAGCGCAGACCGTACTCCGTGGCTCTGAGGAGCAATGTGGCTCTCCCAGGGTTCGGACTACGTCACTCAGCCGTGGACCCCCTCTCCTGTCTCGTCTTTCGGAGACTTCTTCTGCTGATGAGAACATGAGCGACACAGACTCCATTCCCTGTTCACCCCTGAGCCTGGGTGCCTTCGCAGGACGCTCCCCCTTGG GCTGGTCAGGCATGCATGAAACAGATGACGCAGACAGAAACAACTGGAATCGAAAG GACTCAGAGAGTGGAGGAGACAGCGGTTACCCAAGTGAAAAACGTAGTGAAGGAGACATAGGAGAACACCATGAGAGg GCTCGACCTTTCTACAGCAGACATTACTCTGAATCGGATGAAGACAGTGTCCGTCGG CATAAAGTGGTGGGTAATGCCAGCAAGCTCTCCATTACTGTAAACCTCCCTGAATCTCAGACG GTGACAGAGGAAAAATGGAGTTTCTTCCATTCGTCCCGTGCCCACATTCACAGGCCGTCCTGTGTGGCAGTAGAGGTGGAGAGACTGAATTCACAGTTTCTTGAAAGGAAAATCGGCAAATCTATTCTGGGCAAG GTACATCTAGCCATGGTTCGATACCATGAAGGAGGTCGGTTCTGTGAAAAAGATGCACCGTGGGACCAGGATTCTGCCGTGTATCATCTGGAGAGGGCTGCTATGTGTGGCGAGTTGGAGGCTATTGTAGCTCTTGGTCAGTTGTATCTGCAGCTGCCGCATCACGTTCTACCTGAGATTGAACAGGAG GACAACgaagagaacagaaagaaaggcTTCCACCTGTTACTTCAGGCTGCTGAGGCTGGAGACAGACCCAGTATGATTTTAGTTGCCAGAGCGTTTGATACAGGAGTCAACCTCCCACCTAACAg GACTCAGGACTGGGAGGAAGCGGTGCATTGGTATGAGAGTGCGCTAAACATGACTGATTATGATGAGGGAGGAGAGTTTGATGGCATGCAGGATGAACCACGCTACCTCCTTCTAGCTCGGGTAGCTGAGATGTACCAAGAGGGACGTTTTGGCCTTGCTGCAGATCCTCAGAGAGCAG GCGATCTCTTCACTGAGGCAGCTGATGCCGCCATGGAGGCGATGAAGGGCAGACTGGCTAATCAGTACTACATGAAAGCTGAGGAAGCTTGGTCTGCAATGGAAGAGTAA
- the eef2k gene encoding eukaryotic elongation factor 2 kinase isoform X4 — MAEEELMFRMEEVDSLKRPPVSRTVSSGPDSSVDDEEDDFYICPITDDPISPTKGICDYLKDLVNHKQLSNSLPKNSFSYKNKNETDPEVHSVRFGSLTEKGRAAWKHAIEKARAMPDPWAEFHLEDVETEPCIRYRKKLSNFSHSNNWKSASNYVAKRYMETVDRDVYFEDVRLQMEAKLWGEEYNRHRPPKQVDIMQMCVVEMTSRPGKPLFHLEHYIEGHYIKYNSNSGFVRDDNIRLTPQAFSHFTFERSGHQLIVVDIQGVGDLYTDPQIHTEKGTDFGDGNLGVRGMALFFHSHLCNKICKSMGLTPFDLAPAESAQLDWTNKLLKSAQTVLRGSEEQCGSPRVRTTSLSRGPPLLSRLSETSSADENMSDTDSIPCSPLSLGAFAGRSPLGWSGMHETDDADRNNWNRKDSESGGDSGYPSEKRSEGDIGEHHERARPFYSRHYSESDEDSVRRHKVVGNASKLSITVNLPESQTVTEEKWSFFHSSRAHIHRPSCVAVEVERLNSQFLERKIGKSILGKVHLAMVRYHEGGRFCEKDAPWDQDSAVYHLERAAMCGELEAIVALGQLYLQLPHHVLPEIEQEDNEENRKKGFHLLLQAAEAGDRPSMILVARAFDTGVNLPPNRTQDWEEAVHWYESALNMTDYDEGGEFDGMQDEPRYLLLARVAEMYQEGRFGLAADPQRAGDLFTEAADAAMEAMKGRLANQYYMKAEEAWSAMEE; from the exons ATGGCTGAAGAGGAGCTCATGTTTAGAATGGAGGAGGTGGACAGTCTGAAAAGACCTCCTGTCAGCAGGACTGTGAGCTCTGGACCTGACAGCTCAGttgatgatgaggaagatgacTTCTACATCTGCCCCATCACTGATGACCCCATCAGCCCCACAAAAGGCATCTGTGATTACCTCAAGGACCTTGTCAACCATAAACAACTCTCTAATTCATTGCCCAAGAACTCTTTCAGTTACAAG AACAAAAACGAAACAGACCCAGAGGTGCATTCTGTCAGGTTTGGTTCTTTAACTGAGAAAGGTCGG GCTGCTTGGAAACATGCTATTGAGAAAGCAAGGGCTATGCCAGATCCCTGGGCTGAGTTTCATCTGGAAGATGTTGAGACGGAGCCCTGCATTCGTTACAG AAAAAAGTTGTCAAACTTCTCCCATAGCAACAACTGGAAATCAGCATCGAACTACGTGGCTAAGCGGTACATGGAGACCGTggacagagatgtttattttgagGATGTCAGATTACAAATGGAAGCTAAATTATGGGGTGAGGAGTATAATCGCCACAGGCCTCCAAAGCAG GTTGACATTATGCAGATGTGTGTTGTGGAAATGACCTCGCGCCCAGGGAAACCGCTTTTCCACCTGGAGCACTACATCGAGGGGCATTACATCAAGTACAACTCGAACTCTGGCTTTGTGAGGGACGATAACATACGTCTCACACCTCAG GCTTTCAGTCACTTTACATTTGAACGATCGGGACACCAGCTGATAGTTGTGGACATTCAGGGTGTTGGAGACCTCTACACAGACCCTCAGATCCACACAGAGAAGGGCACTGACTTTGGTGATGGAAATTTGG GTGTACGTGGTATGGCCTTGTTCTTCCACTCTCACCTGTGTAACAAGATCTGTAAGAGTATGGGCCTCACACCTTTTGACCTGGCTCCTGCAGAAAGCGCTCAGCTGGACTGGACCAACAAGTTGCTG AAGTCAGCGCAGACCGTACTCCGTGGCTCTGAGGAGCAATGTGGCTCTCCCAGGGTTCGGACTACGTCACTCAGCCGTGGACCCCCTCTCCTGTCTCGTCTTTCGGAGACTTCTTCTGCTGATGAGAACATGAGCGACACAGACTCCATTCCCTGTTCACCCCTGAGCCTGGGTGCCTTCGCAGGACGCTCCCCCTTGG GCTGGTCAGGCATGCATGAAACAGATGACGCAGACAGAAACAACTGGAATCGAAAG GACTCAGAGAGTGGAGGAGACAGCGGTTACCCAAGTGAAAAACGTAGTGAAGGAGACATAGGAGAACACCATGAGAGg GCTCGACCTTTCTACAGCAGACATTACTCTGAATCGGATGAAGACAGTGTCCGTCGG CATAAAGTGGTGGGTAATGCCAGCAAGCTCTCCATTACTGTAAACCTCCCTGAATCTCAGACG GTGACAGAGGAAAAATGGAGTTTCTTCCATTCGTCCCGTGCCCACATTCACAGGCCGTCCTGTGTGGCAGTAGAGGTGGAGAGACTGAATTCACAGTTTCTTGAAAGGAAAATCGGCAAATCTATTCTGGGCAAG GTACATCTAGCCATGGTTCGATACCATGAAGGAGGTCGGTTCTGTGAAAAAGATGCACCGTGGGACCAGGATTCTGCCGTGTATCATCTGGAGAGGGCTGCTATGTGTGGCGAGTTGGAGGCTATTGTAGCTCTTGGTCAGTTGTATCTGCAGCTGCCGCATCACGTTCTACCTGAGATTGAACAGGAG GACAACgaagagaacagaaagaaaggcTTCCACCTGTTACTTCAGGCTGCTGAGGCTGGAGACAGACCCAGTATGATTTTAGTTGCCAGAGCGTTTGATACAGGAGTCAACCTCCCACCTAACAg GACTCAGGACTGGGAGGAAGCGGTGCATTGGTATGAGAGTGCGCTAAACATGACTGATTATGATGAGGGAGGAGAGTTTGATGGCATGCAGGATGAACCACGCTACCTCCTTCTAGCTCGGGTAGCTGAGATGTACCAAGAGGGACGTTTTGGCCTTGCTGCAGATCCTCAGAGAGCAG GCGATCTCTTCACTGAGGCAGCTGATGCCGCCATGGAGGCGATGAAGGGCAGACTGGCTAATCAGTACTACATGAAAGCTGAGGAAGCTTGGTCTGCAATGGAAGAGTAA
- the eef2k gene encoding eukaryotic elongation factor 2 kinase isoform X2 translates to MAEEELMFRMEEVDSLKRPPVSRTVSSGPDSSVDDEEDDFYICPITDDPISPTKGICDYLKDLVNHKQLSNSLPKNSFSYKNKNETDPEVHSVRFGSLTEKGRAAWKHAIEKARAMPDPWAEFHLEDVETEPCIRYRYSAITGEWVQDQVFIKMSAQPFGKGAMRECFRTKKLSNFSHSNNWKSASNYVAKRYMETVDRDVYFEDVRLQMEAKLWGEEYNRHRPPKQVDIMQMCVVEMTSRPGKPLFHLEHYIEGHYIKYNSNSGFVRDDNIRLTPQAFSHFTFERSGHQLIVVDIQGVGDLYTDPQIHTEKGTDFGDGNLGVRGMALFFHSHLCNKICKSMGLTPFDLAPAESAQLDWTNKLLKSAQTVLRGSEEQCGSPRVRTTSLSRGPPLLSRLSETSSADENMSDTDSIPCSPLSLGAFAGRSPLGWSGMHETDDADRNNWNRKDSESGGDSGYPSEKRSEGDIGEHHERARPFYSRHYSESDEDSVRRVTEEKWSFFHSSRAHIHRPSCVAVEVERLNSQFLERKIGKSILGKVHLAMVRYHEGGRFCEKDAPWDQDSAVYHLERAAMCGELEAIVALGQLYLQLPHHVLPEIEQEDNEENRKKGFHLLLQAAEAGDRPSMILVARAFDTGVNLPPNRTQDWEEAVHWYESALNMTDYDEGGEFDGMQDEPRYLLLARVAEMYQEGRFGLAADPQRAGDLFTEAADAAMEAMKGRLANQYYMKAEEAWSAMEE, encoded by the exons ATGGCTGAAGAGGAGCTCATGTTTAGAATGGAGGAGGTGGACAGTCTGAAAAGACCTCCTGTCAGCAGGACTGTGAGCTCTGGACCTGACAGCTCAGttgatgatgaggaagatgacTTCTACATCTGCCCCATCACTGATGACCCCATCAGCCCCACAAAAGGCATCTGTGATTACCTCAAGGACCTTGTCAACCATAAACAACTCTCTAATTCATTGCCCAAGAACTCTTTCAGTTACAAG AACAAAAACGAAACAGACCCAGAGGTGCATTCTGTCAGGTTTGGTTCTTTAACTGAGAAAGGTCGG GCTGCTTGGAAACATGCTATTGAGAAAGCAAGGGCTATGCCAGATCCCTGGGCTGAGTTTCATCTGGAAGATGTTGAGACGGAGCCCTGCATTCGTTACAG GTACAGTGCCATTACGGGTGAATGGGTGCAGGACCAAGTCTTCATCAAGATGTCCGCTCAG CCCTTTGGAAAAGGTGCTATGAGAGAGTGTTTCCGAAC AAAAAAGTTGTCAAACTTCTCCCATAGCAACAACTGGAAATCAGCATCGAACTACGTGGCTAAGCGGTACATGGAGACCGTggacagagatgtttattttgagGATGTCAGATTACAAATGGAAGCTAAATTATGGGGTGAGGAGTATAATCGCCACAGGCCTCCAAAGCAG GTTGACATTATGCAGATGTGTGTTGTGGAAATGACCTCGCGCCCAGGGAAACCGCTTTTCCACCTGGAGCACTACATCGAGGGGCATTACATCAAGTACAACTCGAACTCTGGCTTTGTGAGGGACGATAACATACGTCTCACACCTCAG GCTTTCAGTCACTTTACATTTGAACGATCGGGACACCAGCTGATAGTTGTGGACATTCAGGGTGTTGGAGACCTCTACACAGACCCTCAGATCCACACAGAGAAGGGCACTGACTTTGGTGATGGAAATTTGG GTGTACGTGGTATGGCCTTGTTCTTCCACTCTCACCTGTGTAACAAGATCTGTAAGAGTATGGGCCTCACACCTTTTGACCTGGCTCCTGCAGAAAGCGCTCAGCTGGACTGGACCAACAAGTTGCTG AAGTCAGCGCAGACCGTACTCCGTGGCTCTGAGGAGCAATGTGGCTCTCCCAGGGTTCGGACTACGTCACTCAGCCGTGGACCCCCTCTCCTGTCTCGTCTTTCGGAGACTTCTTCTGCTGATGAGAACATGAGCGACACAGACTCCATTCCCTGTTCACCCCTGAGCCTGGGTGCCTTCGCAGGACGCTCCCCCTTGG GCTGGTCAGGCATGCATGAAACAGATGACGCAGACAGAAACAACTGGAATCGAAAG GACTCAGAGAGTGGAGGAGACAGCGGTTACCCAAGTGAAAAACGTAGTGAAGGAGACATAGGAGAACACCATGAGAGg GCTCGACCTTTCTACAGCAGACATTACTCTGAATCGGATGAAGACAGTGTCCGTCGG GTGACAGAGGAAAAATGGAGTTTCTTCCATTCGTCCCGTGCCCACATTCACAGGCCGTCCTGTGTGGCAGTAGAGGTGGAGAGACTGAATTCACAGTTTCTTGAAAGGAAAATCGGCAAATCTATTCTGGGCAAG GTACATCTAGCCATGGTTCGATACCATGAAGGAGGTCGGTTCTGTGAAAAAGATGCACCGTGGGACCAGGATTCTGCCGTGTATCATCTGGAGAGGGCTGCTATGTGTGGCGAGTTGGAGGCTATTGTAGCTCTTGGTCAGTTGTATCTGCAGCTGCCGCATCACGTTCTACCTGAGATTGAACAGGAG GACAACgaagagaacagaaagaaaggcTTCCACCTGTTACTTCAGGCTGCTGAGGCTGGAGACAGACCCAGTATGATTTTAGTTGCCAGAGCGTTTGATACAGGAGTCAACCTCCCACCTAACAg GACTCAGGACTGGGAGGAAGCGGTGCATTGGTATGAGAGTGCGCTAAACATGACTGATTATGATGAGGGAGGAGAGTTTGATGGCATGCAGGATGAACCACGCTACCTCCTTCTAGCTCGGGTAGCTGAGATGTACCAAGAGGGACGTTTTGGCCTTGCTGCAGATCCTCAGAGAGCAG GCGATCTCTTCACTGAGGCAGCTGATGCCGCCATGGAGGCGATGAAGGGCAGACTGGCTAATCAGTACTACATGAAAGCTGAGGAAGCTTGGTCTGCAATGGAAGAGTAA